In Microcoleus sp. FACHB-68, the following are encoded in one genomic region:
- the asnB gene encoding asparagine synthase (glutamine-hydrolyzing): protein MTKAISHRGPDDEGFYFAQSSGTGLGHRRLSILDLSPLGHQPMTYENSGLWIVFNGEIYNFIEIRTELEQKGYRFCSDSDTEVILAAYLEWGKNAFAKFNGMWALALYDENRKELLLCRDRYGIKPLYYHLDKQQLVFGSEYKVFWAVARELSVSWDLRGIKTALGSAFYLESSGFTLLEKVRNLLPGHYLVANESGVEVHQWWRTLDHLVEVPATLEEQAEQLEELFRDACRLRLRSDVPVGTSLSGGIDSSSVVVMLSDLAYSGEVGERASKSWQKTFIHSFKGTSFDETDYADIAANAADAEKIYVTADPDELLKRLDSILYAFESIYPGMPDSGWRVYKSQRENGVIVSLDGHGADEMLGGYGFYVTAAMEDSSVFSSRFWSLLEQQRQMLGDMVPRYFTIQTILKSRSWIKANKELAKKILGNLSLNSKFLSEEAHKLEGYDKLKTELPLRWDALNQSLYQDFHHIILPRILKNFDLMSMAHGIEVRMPFMDYRLINYVFSLPSSSKIGEGYTKLVLRKAMSNLLPDPIRLRQTKFGFNSPLTQWLQNELKIWIQDTLESDSMGSDLVDMKKLKNFYNEKIVSGQFEWAEASQFWVCLNAIRLTQIMEKGV, encoded by the coding sequence ATGACTAAAGCGATTAGTCATCGGGGGCCTGATGACGAGGGATTCTACTTTGCTCAATCATCAGGAACTGGATTAGGTCACCGTCGATTATCAATTCTTGACCTCAGTCCATTAGGGCATCAACCAATGACTTATGAAAATTCAGGTCTTTGGATAGTCTTTAATGGTGAGATATACAATTTTATAGAAATTAGAACAGAGCTAGAGCAGAAAGGATACAGGTTTTGTTCTGATAGTGATACTGAGGTGATTTTAGCGGCTTACTTAGAGTGGGGAAAGAACGCATTTGCAAAATTTAACGGAATGTGGGCGCTTGCCCTCTATGATGAAAACCGTAAAGAGTTGCTTCTGTGCCGGGATCGCTATGGCATAAAGCCACTATATTACCACTTAGATAAGCAGCAGCTAGTGTTTGGATCCGAGTACAAAGTTTTCTGGGCAGTTGCCAGGGAACTAAGTGTATCTTGGGATCTTAGAGGTATTAAGACTGCTTTAGGGAGTGCGTTCTACCTTGAAAGTTCTGGCTTTACCCTATTGGAAAAAGTTCGGAATTTACTACCCGGACATTATCTGGTAGCCAATGAATCAGGAGTTGAGGTTCATCAGTGGTGGAGAACTTTAGATCACTTGGTTGAAGTCCCGGCAACTCTTGAGGAACAAGCTGAACAGCTTGAAGAGCTGTTTAGAGATGCCTGCCGCCTTCGCCTCCGCAGTGATGTGCCGGTTGGTACATCTTTAAGTGGAGGAATAGATTCTAGCAGCGTTGTGGTCATGCTAAGCGATTTGGCCTATTCTGGAGAAGTAGGTGAGCGTGCTTCTAAAAGTTGGCAAAAAACTTTCATCCACTCCTTTAAGGGCACATCATTTGATGAAACAGATTATGCAGATATAGCGGCAAATGCAGCCGATGCAGAAAAGATATATGTGACAGCCGATCCTGATGAACTCTTAAAAAGATTGGATAGTATTTTGTATGCCTTTGAAAGCATTTACCCAGGTATGCCTGATAGTGGATGGCGAGTCTATAAATCTCAGCGAGAAAATGGAGTTATCGTCTCCCTAGACGGCCACGGTGCTGATGAGATGCTGGGCGGCTATGGCTTTTATGTCACTGCGGCTATGGAAGATAGTTCTGTTTTTTCTTCTCGATTTTGGTCACTTCTAGAGCAACAACGGCAAATGTTGGGCGATATGGTGCCTCGGTATTTTACTATCCAGACTATACTAAAATCTCGTTCTTGGATAAAAGCGAATAAAGAGCTAGCAAAGAAAATTTTGGGAAATTTATCGTTAAATAGTAAATTTTTATCTGAGGAAGCTCATAAACTCGAAGGTTATGATAAATTAAAAACTGAATTACCGTTGCGATGGGATGCACTAAATCAGTCACTATATCAAGACTTTCATCATATAATACTGCCCAGAATTCTTAAAAACTTTGATTTGATGTCAATGGCTCATGGCATAGAAGTCCGGATGCCGTTTATGGATTATCGTTTGATTAATTATGTCTTTTCTTTGCCTAGCAGCAGTAAAATTGGCGAGGGATATACTAAACTTGTATTACGCAAAGCCATGTCTAATTTACTGCCCGATCCGATTAGATTGCGGCAAACAAAGTTTGGTTTCAACTCACCCCTTACTCAGTGGTTGCAAAACGAGCTAAAGATATGGATTCAAGACACCCTAGAAAGCGACTCAATGGGCAGCGATCTAGTAGACATGAAAAAACTTAAAAATTTTTACAATGAGAAAATTGTTTCGGGTCAGTTTGAGTGGGCTGAAGCTTCACAATTTTGGGTTTGCTTAAATGCAATCAGGTTAACGCAGATTATGGAGAAGGGAGTGTGA
- a CDS encoding Gfo/Idh/MocA family oxidoreductase, with protein sequence MTITVAQLGCGYWGPNLLRNFSAQSDCWVKWLADLSPQRRSYVEANYPKTKTTANWEDVMADPEVDAVVVATPASTHYKLAKVALEAGKHVLVEKPLAMCTTEADELVALAEATGRTLMVGHTFLYNAAVRHLKQLLDKGELGELYYIYSQRLNLGQVRSDVNAWWNLAPHDVSILLYLMDGELPVSVSAYGMDYIQAGIEDVVFATLTWANRVTAHIQVSWLDPGKVRKMTLVSSRKMLVYDDVSDDKLTILDKGIDRIPKAGESMDYDNFNNYQLFHRAGDIWLPKINFQEPLKTEVAHFLDCIRLQGQSPLTGGKQGRDVVAILEAGQHSIKNNGKPITL encoded by the coding sequence GTGACGATTACTGTTGCACAGCTTGGCTGTGGTTACTGGGGGCCGAACTTATTGCGCAATTTCTCGGCGCAGTCGGATTGTTGGGTCAAATGGCTGGCAGACTTGAGTCCTCAACGACGGAGTTATGTTGAAGCAAATTACCCCAAAACCAAGACAACAGCCAATTGGGAAGATGTCATGGCTGATCCAGAGGTGGATGCTGTTGTTGTCGCTACCCCGGCCTCCACTCATTACAAATTAGCAAAGGTAGCCCTTGAAGCCGGCAAGCACGTGCTGGTAGAGAAACCCTTAGCCATGTGTACGACTGAGGCGGATGAGTTAGTTGCCCTTGCTGAGGCAACAGGGCGGACTTTGATGGTAGGGCACACCTTTCTCTACAACGCTGCTGTACGGCATCTAAAGCAACTTCTGGACAAAGGTGAACTAGGGGAACTCTACTATATTTATAGCCAGCGCCTAAATCTCGGTCAGGTACGTTCAGATGTCAATGCTTGGTGGAATCTAGCCCCTCACGATGTTAGCATTCTGCTGTATTTAATGGATGGCGAACTTCCTGTTTCAGTTAGTGCTTATGGGATGGACTACATTCAAGCCGGCATTGAGGATGTGGTGTTCGCCACTTTAACTTGGGCGAATCGGGTTACTGCCCACATTCAAGTCAGTTGGCTCGATCCGGGTAAGGTGCGGAAAATGACGCTAGTGAGTAGCCGCAAAATGCTTGTTTACGACGATGTCAGTGATGACAAACTCACAATTTTAGATAAAGGAATTGATCGGATTCCTAAGGCTGGTGAAAGCATGGATTATGATAACTTTAATAACTACCAGCTTTTTCATCGAGCCGGCGATATTTGGCTGCCAAAAATTAACTTTCAGGAACCTCTAAAAACTGAGGTTGCTCATTTCTTAGATTGTATACGGCTACAGGGCCAGAGCCCCCTAACGGGAGGCAAGCAGGGGCGAGATGTAGTGGCTATCTTGGAAGCCGGACAGCACTCAATAAAAAATAATGGAAAACCTATAACTTTGTAA